A genome region from Pseudomonas sp. S06B 330 includes the following:
- a CDS encoding MFS transporter, translating into MHDTHSERMSGSETRAAGGLALVFAFRMLGMFMVLPVLATYGMDLAGATPALIGLAIGAYGLTQAFLQIPFGVISDRIGRRPVIYLGLVIFALGSVLASQADSIWGVIAGRILQGAGAISAAVMALLSDLTREQHRTKAMAMIGMSIGLSFAVAMVIGPLLTRAFGLSGLFMATAAMAVVGIALIAFVVPASHGALQHRESGVAKQALGPTLRHPDLLRLDVGIFVLHAILMASFVALPLALVERGGLPKEEHWWVYLTALLVSFFAMIPFIIYGEKKRKMKRVLLGAVSVLMLTEVFFWLSADNLHELVIGTVIFFTAFNLLEASLPSLVSKVSPAGGKGTAMGVYSTSQFLGAALGGILGGWLFQHGGLSTVFLGCAALCAVWWIVALSMREPPYVTSLRMPLSAEAVREAGLTERLLAVPGVTDAVVVADEAAIYIKLDTQILDRTTLERLVNPASSTCEA; encoded by the coding sequence ATGCACGATACCCACAGCGAACGCATGAGTGGCAGCGAAACCCGCGCCGCAGGCGGCCTGGCCCTGGTGTTCGCGTTCCGTATGCTGGGCATGTTCATGGTCCTGCCGGTACTGGCGACCTATGGCATGGACCTGGCGGGCGCCACTCCGGCGCTGATTGGCCTGGCCATTGGTGCCTATGGCCTGACTCAGGCATTCCTGCAGATTCCATTCGGGGTCATTTCCGACCGGATCGGCCGGCGTCCGGTTATTTACCTGGGCCTGGTGATCTTTGCCCTGGGCAGCGTGCTTGCATCTCAGGCTGATTCGATCTGGGGGGTAATTGCCGGACGTATCCTGCAAGGTGCCGGGGCGATTTCGGCGGCTGTGATGGCACTGCTATCGGATCTGACTCGCGAACAGCACCGAACCAAAGCCATGGCCATGATTGGCATGAGCATCGGTTTGTCGTTCGCTGTAGCCATGGTGATCGGGCCGCTGCTGACGCGTGCCTTCGGCTTGTCCGGGCTATTTATGGCCACTGCCGCCATGGCCGTGGTGGGTATTGCCTTGATTGCGTTTGTCGTGCCGGCGTCTCACGGTGCGTTGCAACACCGCGAGTCGGGTGTGGCGAAGCAGGCGCTGGGGCCGACCTTGCGTCATCCCGACCTCCTGCGCCTGGATGTCGGCATCTTCGTTCTGCATGCGATTCTGATGGCCAGCTTCGTCGCCTTGCCGCTGGCATTGGTTGAGCGGGGTGGTCTGCCCAAGGAAGAGCATTGGTGGGTGTACCTGACCGCCTTGCTGGTCTCATTTTTTGCAATGATCCCGTTCATCATCTACGGCGAAAAAAAGCGCAAGATGAAACGTGTCCTGCTGGGCGCGGTCAGTGTGTTGATGTTGACCGAGGTGTTCTTCTGGCTGTCGGCTGACAACTTGCACGAACTGGTGATCGGCACCGTGATATTCTTTACAGCCTTCAACCTGCTGGAGGCATCCTTGCCTTCGCTGGTGAGCAAGGTGTCGCCCGCCGGTGGCAAGGGCACGGCCATGGGGGTGTATTCCACCAGCCAGTTCCTTGGTGCCGCGCTGGGAGGAATTCTCGGTGGCTGGTTGTTCCAGCACGGAGGCCTGAGCACAGTATTCCTGGGCTGCGCGGCCTTGTGCGCAGTGTGGTGGATCGTTGCCTTGAGCATGCGTGAGCCGCCGTACGTGACCAGCCTGCGCATGCCGTTGTCGGCCGAGGCGGTCCGCGAAGCAGGGCTGACCGAACGGCTGTTGGCCGTACCGGGTGTGACCGACGCAGTGGTGGTAGCCGATGAAGCCGCCATCTATATCAAACTTGATACACAAATTTTGGATCGCACGACCCTGGAGCGTCTGGTAAACCCAGCCTCCTCAACGTGCGAAGCCTAG
- a CDS encoding single-stranded DNA-binding protein → MARGVNKVILVGTCGQDPEVRYLPNGNAVTNLSLATSEQWTDKQTGQKVERTEWHRVSMFGKVAEIAGEYLRKGSQVYIEGKLQTREWEKDGIKRYTTEIIVDMQGTMQLLGGRPQNQDGAQQQGGNNYNQAPRQQAPRPQQSAPQQRPAPQQAAPQPAPDFDSFDDDIPF, encoded by the coding sequence ATGGCCCGTGGGGTTAACAAAGTCATTCTGGTCGGTACTTGCGGTCAGGATCCAGAAGTCCGCTACCTGCCCAACGGTAACGCCGTGACCAACCTGAGCCTGGCTACCAGCGAGCAGTGGACTGACAAGCAGACTGGCCAGAAGGTCGAGCGCACCGAGTGGCACCGCGTGTCGATGTTCGGCAAGGTTGCCGAGATCGCCGGCGAGTACCTGCGTAAAGGTTCGCAGGTTTACATCGAGGGCAAGCTGCAGACCCGCGAGTGGGAAAAAGACGGCATCAAGCGTTACACCACCGAAATCATCGTCGACATGCAGGGCACCATGCAGCTGCTCGGCGGCCGTCCACAGAACCAGGATGGCGCGCAGCAGCAGGGTGGCAACAACTACAACCAGGCGCCACGCCAGCAGGCTCCGCGTCCACAGCAGTCGGCTCCGCAGCAGCGTCCGGCGCCTCAGCAGGCCGCACCGCAGCCAGCTCCGGATTTCGACAGCTTTGATGACGATATTCCGTTCTGA